From Diospyros lotus cultivar Yz01 chromosome 4, ASM1463336v1, whole genome shotgun sequence, a single genomic window includes:
- the LOC127799877 gene encoding uncharacterized protein LOC127799877 isoform X3: MSVACGLESVVVLGCLRWAWKRCTYIGNYDSASWPPATPDEFDPVPRLCRLILAVYEDDLHNPKFAPPGGYRLNPDNLVKRVTYEETQGRSPPYIIYTDREHREIVLAIRGLNLSKESDYKVLLDNSLGMQRFDGGYAHCGLLKSATWLLKSESDTLKRLWEENGSSYKMVFAGHSLGSGVAALMTVIAVNHPNLVGWIPKDHIRCYAMAPARCMSLNLAVKYAHVINSIVLQDDFLPRTATPLQDIFTSIFCLPCLLVLICLRDTFIPDGRKLRDPRRLYAPGRIYHIVERQFCRE, translated from the exons ATGTCGGTGGCGTGCGGCCTGGAGAGCGTGGTGGTGCTGGGGTGTCTCCGGTGGGCCTGGAAGCGCTGCACCTACATTGGCAACTACGACAGCGCCTCCTGGCCCCCCGCCACTCCCGACGAGTTCGACCCCGTCCCCCGATTGTGCCGCCTCATCCTTGCTGTCTACGAGGACGACCTCCACAACCCCAAGTTCGCTCCCCCCGGTGGCTACCGCCTCAACCCCGATAACCTCGTCAAACGCGTCACCTACGAGGAAACTCAGGGCCGATCGCCGCCCTACATCATCTACACCGACCGCGAGCACAGAGAGATCGTCCTCGCCATCCGCGGCCTCAATTTGTCCAAAGAGAGCGACTACAAGGTCCTGCTCGACAATAGCTTGGGGATGCAGAGGTTCGACGGCGGCTATGCCCATTGCGGCCTGTTGAAGTCGGCTACCTGGCTTTTGAAGTCCGAATCGGACACCCTGAAGCGGCTCTGGGAAGAGAACGGGTCTTCTTACAAGATGGTTTTTGCGGGACACTCGTTGGGCTCCGGCGTTGCCGCCTTGATGACGGTGATCGCAGTGAACCATCCCAACCTGGTCGGCTGGATACCGAAGGACCATATCCGCTGCTACGCAATGGCGCCCGCCAGGTGTATGTCGCTCAATTTGGCGGTGAAGTATGCCCATGTTATAAATTCTATCGTCTTGCAG GATGATTTTCTACCAAGAACTGCAACCCCCTTGCAAGATATATTTACATCAATTTTCTG CTTGCCATGCTTATTAGTCTTGATTTGCTTGAGGGATACCTTCATACCAGACGGTAGGAAGCTTAGAGATCCAAGAAGACTCTATGCGCCAGGAAGAATCTATCATATTGTAGAGAGACAATTTTGCAG